Proteins encoded together in one Thermococcus barophilus MP window:
- a CDS encoding LysO family transporter yields the protein MNIFIPLIAGIVFGYIFRERIKINLDKPMSIALLLLIFFMGVEAGRVKINAAELFATSVTFAVLTILGSLLFAVLLGGRLR from the coding sequence ATGAACATATTCATCCCTTTAATAGCTGGTATCGTGTTTGGGTACATATTCAGGGAGAGAATTAAAATAAACCTTGACAAGCCTATGAGCATAGCCTTACTGCTGCTGATTTTCTTTATGGGGGTTGAGGCTGGGAGAGTCAAAATAAATGCCGCTGAGCTGTTTGCAACATCAGTGACATTTGCCGTGCTGACGATCTTGGGAAGCTTGCTGTTTGCAGTGCTCTTAGGGGGCAGGCTGAGATGA